The following proteins are co-located in the Thermus thermophilus HB8 genome:
- the fadR gene encoding TetR family transcriptional regulator FadR, translating to MAVREYQKKRRRERIFRAAMELFRNRGFQETTATEIAKAAHVSRGTFFNYYPYKEAVLLDYGSQLLAGLREEVRRLLAQGREPVEVLRHLFRVLAEGTAREKDLLLPMFYELLNPDPVRARAAFEALPLGDLIAEILKPLREQGVLRQDFSLERMGRTLADLYFLSALRWAAYTPGRDLAEELEKNLRLLLEGMLVREAPAPGGL from the coding sequence ATGGCCGTGCGCGAGTACCAGAAAAAAAGGCGGCGGGAGCGGATCTTCCGCGCCGCCATGGAGCTTTTCCGCAACCGGGGCTTCCAGGAGACCACGGCCACGGAGATCGCCAAGGCGGCCCACGTCTCCCGGGGCACCTTCTTCAACTACTACCCCTACAAGGAGGCGGTGCTTCTGGACTACGGGAGCCAGCTCCTCGCCGGCCTGCGGGAGGAGGTGCGGCGCCTCCTCGCCCAGGGCAGGGAGCCCGTGGAGGTCCTGCGCCACCTCTTCCGCGTCCTGGCCGAGGGGACGGCGCGGGAGAAGGACCTCCTCCTGCCCATGTTCTACGAGCTCCTCAACCCCGACCCCGTGCGGGCCCGGGCGGCCTTTGAGGCCTTGCCCCTGGGGGACCTGATCGCCGAGATCCTGAAGCCCCTTAGGGAGCAGGGGGTGCTGCGCCAGGACTTCTCCCTGGAGCGCATGGGCCGCACCTTGGCCGACCTCTACTTCCTCTCCGCCCTGCGCTGGGCCGCCTACACCCCGGGGCGGGACCTGGCCGAGGAGCTGGAGAAGAACCTCAGGCTCCTCCTCGAGGGGATGCTGGTCAGGGAAGCCCCCGCGCCCGGAGGGCTTTGA
- the rpe gene encoding ribulose-phosphate 3-epimerase, whose protein sequence is MGPVRFAPSILTADLARLGEAIREAEAAGVDWIHLDVMDGVFVPNLTFGPLLVEAVRRVTSLPLDVHLMIVKPERYLEDFAQAGADHITVHFEATYHPHRAVQKVKELGKKAGLAVNPGTPLEAFEPLLPDLDLALLMSVNPGFGGQRYLPTATERLRRLKAMRDRLNPACLIVVDGGINRDTVAEARRAGADVAVAGSALFNDKPVAENLKALRLALLG, encoded by the coding sequence GTGGGACCCGTGCGGTTCGCGCCCTCCATTCTCACGGCGGACCTGGCGAGGCTAGGGGAGGCCATAAGGGAGGCGGAGGCGGCCGGGGTGGACTGGATCCACCTGGACGTGATGGACGGGGTCTTCGTCCCCAACCTCACCTTCGGGCCCCTCCTCGTGGAGGCGGTCAGGCGGGTCACCTCCTTGCCCCTGGACGTTCACCTCATGATCGTAAAGCCGGAGCGCTACCTCGAGGACTTCGCCCAAGCCGGGGCGGACCACATCACCGTGCACTTTGAGGCCACCTACCACCCCCACCGGGCGGTGCAGAAGGTGAAGGAGCTGGGAAAGAAGGCGGGGCTCGCCGTGAACCCGGGGACGCCCCTGGAGGCCTTTGAACCCCTGCTCCCGGATCTGGACCTGGCCCTCCTCATGAGCGTCAACCCCGGCTTCGGCGGCCAGCGCTACCTCCCCACGGCCACGGAGAGGCTCCGGCGCCTCAAGGCCATGCGGGACCGGTTGAACCCCGCCTGCCTCATCGTGGTGGACGGCGGCATCAACCGGGACACCGTGGCCGAAGCCCGGCGGGCGGGGGCGGACGTGGCCGTGGCGGGGAGCGCCCTCTTCAACGACAAACCCGTGGCGGAGAACCTGAAGGCCCTCCGCCTCGCCCTGCTGGGCTAA
- a CDS encoding NAD(P)H-dependent flavin oxidoreductase, with amino-acid sequence METAITRMLGIRYPIVAAPMFLVSNAPLLQAVAEAGGIGVIPSLNFRTHQAFREFLESFPEGVPFGVNLILKGNPRLEEDLEAVVERRVPLVVTSLGDPTRVVERVKAYGGVVWCDVVGLRHGRKAVEAGADALVAVACGAGGHAGRVSPFVLGPWLREELGVPVLIAGGIATGRQVLAALALGDGVYIGTRFIATLESGAPLEYKEALLRAQPEDIEYTPEVTGVPANFLRESLERFRQGGGKAWKEVYSAGHGVAFIREIPSAKEVVARLVEEYRAAKAGLP; translated from the coding sequence ATGGAGACCGCCATCACCCGCATGCTGGGCATCCGCTACCCCATCGTGGCCGCGCCCATGTTCCTGGTGTCCAACGCGCCCCTCCTCCAGGCGGTGGCCGAGGCCGGGGGGATCGGGGTGATCCCCAGCCTCAACTTCCGCACCCACCAGGCCTTCCGGGAGTTCCTGGAGAGCTTCCCTGAAGGGGTGCCCTTCGGGGTGAACCTCATCCTGAAGGGCAACCCCCGCCTCGAGGAGGACCTGGAGGCGGTGGTGGAGCGCCGGGTTCCCCTCGTGGTCACCTCCCTGGGGGACCCCACCCGGGTGGTGGAGCGGGTCAAGGCCTACGGCGGCGTGGTCTGGTGCGACGTGGTGGGCCTGAGGCACGGGAGGAAGGCGGTGGAGGCCGGGGCGGACGCCCTGGTGGCCGTGGCCTGCGGGGCCGGGGGGCACGCCGGGAGGGTGAGCCCCTTCGTCCTCGGGCCTTGGCTTAGGGAGGAGCTCGGGGTGCCCGTCCTCATCGCCGGGGGGATCGCCACGGGGAGGCAGGTCCTCGCGGCCTTGGCCCTGGGGGACGGGGTCTACATCGGCACCCGCTTCATCGCCACCCTGGAGTCGGGGGCGCCCTTGGAGTACAAGGAGGCCCTCCTGCGCGCCCAGCCGGAGGACATAGAGTACACCCCCGAGGTCACCGGGGTGCCCGCCAACTTCCTCAGGGAGTCCCTGGAGCGGTTCCGTCAGGGCGGGGGGAAGGCCTGGAAGGAGGTCTACTCCGCCGGGCACGGGGTGGCCTTCATCCGGGAGATCCCCTCGGCCAAGGAGGTGGTGGCCCGCCTGGTGGAGGAGTACCGGGCGGCGAAGGCCGGGCTTCCGTGA
- a CDS encoding S1C family serine protease, with translation MRALLLLALLLTLVLGQRLVAPEEVARAQVIQKALPAVVRVQGSALSPGGEDVVGTGFFVGPSRVVTNYHVIRDLKDLTVRLADGRTFLAERYAVDPGIDLALLTVRGARAPGVLAFAQVEARRLPLGMGVVLVGFPYGQGPLASFGILSGVGPLEVPLPDPSVGTEVGEYLFTDAPLTVGNSGSPLLNLQGEVVGLVADVIGGPAGIGGIGVAVPGDLVAQSIADLERFGLPQRGWLGASLISLDELPPVLLRAVGLTSTQGAMVDRVEPGSPAARAGLKGAQRDTQGRLLALGDVILAVDGVAVKDKADVVRLVAQRRPGDRVRLTLWRDRRRLEVTVVLMARPRE, from the coding sequence ATGCGGGCCCTTCTCCTCCTAGCCCTCCTCCTGACCCTGGTCCTGGGGCAGCGCCTGGTCGCCCCCGAGGAGGTGGCCCGGGCCCAGGTGATCCAAAAGGCCCTCCCCGCGGTGGTGCGCGTCCAGGGAAGCGCCCTCTCCCCCGGAGGGGAGGACGTGGTGGGCACGGGCTTCTTCGTGGGGCCGAGCCGGGTGGTCACCAACTACCACGTGATCCGGGACCTCAAGGACCTCACCGTCCGGCTCGCCGACGGAAGGACGTTTCTCGCGGAGCGCTACGCCGTGGACCCCGGGATTGACCTCGCCCTCCTCACCGTCCGGGGGGCGCGGGCCCCCGGGGTGCTGGCCTTCGCCCAGGTGGAGGCGAGGCGCCTCCCCCTGGGGATGGGGGTGGTCCTGGTGGGCTTCCCCTACGGCCAGGGGCCCCTGGCCTCCTTCGGCATCCTCTCGGGGGTGGGCCCCCTGGAGGTTCCCCTGCCGGACCCGAGCGTGGGAACCGAAGTGGGGGAGTACCTCTTCACCGACGCCCCCCTCACCGTGGGGAACTCGGGAAGCCCCCTGCTCAACCTCCAGGGCGAGGTGGTGGGCCTCGTGGCCGACGTCATCGGGGGGCCGGCCGGGATCGGGGGCATCGGCGTGGCCGTGCCCGGGGACCTGGTGGCCCAAAGCATCGCCGACCTGGAGCGCTTCGGCCTCCCCCAAAGGGGATGGCTCGGGGCCAGCCTCATCAGCCTGGACGAACTCCCCCCCGTCCTCCTCCGGGCCGTGGGCCTCACCTCCACCCAGGGGGCGATGGTGGACCGGGTGGAGCCGGGAAGCCCCGCGGCCAGGGCCGGCCTCAAAGGGGCCCAGCGGGACACCCAGGGGAGGCTCCTCGCCCTGGGGGACGTGATCCTGGCCGTGGACGGGGTGGCGGTGAAGGACAAGGCGGACGTCGTCCGCCTGGTGGCCCAGCGCCGCCCCGGGGACCGGGTCCGCCTCACCCTCTGGCGGGACCGGAGGCGGCTGGAGGTCACCGTGGTCCTGATGGCCCGGCCGCGGGAGTGA
- a CDS encoding phosphate-starvation-inducible PsiE family protein, with protein MGEAFRKAEAAIYLFAGLLVVLGAVYVLGEALVQGVGLFLGGGGSKVAVFLLDRVLLALMMAEILYTLVRFAREGQLQVEPFLVIGLIAGVRRILVVTAEGLQKFSFSLQDPGFQAVLAELLLLSLMVLTLAWAYRLVRGV; from the coding sequence ATGGGGGAGGCGTTTCGCAAAGCCGAGGCGGCCATCTACCTCTTCGCCGGGCTCCTCGTGGTCCTGGGGGCGGTCTACGTCTTGGGCGAGGCCCTGGTCCAGGGCGTGGGGCTTTTCCTGGGGGGCGGGGGGAGCAAGGTGGCCGTCTTCCTCCTGGACCGGGTGCTCCTCGCCCTGATGATGGCCGAGATCCTCTACACCCTCGTCCGCTTCGCCCGGGAGGGGCAGCTTCAGGTGGAGCCCTTCCTCGTCATCGGCCTCATCGCCGGGGTGCGGCGGATCCTCGTGGTCACCGCCGAGGGGTTGCAGAAGTTCTCCTTCTCCCTTCAGGACCCCGGCTTCCAGGCGGTTTTGGCGGAGCTTCTCCTCCTCTCCCTCATGGTGCTGACCCTGGCCTGGGCCTACCGCCTGGTGCGCGGGGTATAG
- a CDS encoding cupin domain-containing protein produces the protein MEIKDLKRLARYNPEKMAKIPVFQSERMLYDLYALLPGQAQKVHVHEGSDKVYYALEGEVVVRVGEEEALLAPGMAAFAPAGAPHGVRNESASPALLLVVTAPRP, from the coding sequence ATGGAGATCAAGGACCTGAAGCGCCTCGCCCGCTACAACCCGGAGAAGATGGCCAAGATCCCCGTCTTCCAGTCGGAGCGGATGCTCTACGACCTCTACGCCCTCCTTCCGGGCCAGGCCCAGAAGGTGCACGTCCACGAGGGCTCGGACAAGGTCTACTACGCCCTGGAAGGGGAGGTGGTGGTGCGGGTGGGGGAGGAGGAGGCCCTCCTTGCCCCCGGCATGGCCGCCTTCGCCCCGGCGGGCGCCCCCCACGGGGTGCGGAACGAGTCGGCAAGCCCCGCCCTGCTCCTCGTGGTCACGGCCCCGAGGCCCTGA
- a CDS encoding Mur ligase family protein yields MPTLKELFALFGKEAPEVPVRGLTLDSRRVEPGFVFVAVPGVPLPHRKPLDGHDFVPEALARGAVAVVGERPLALPVPYLQVADGRQALALLARRFHGEPDRKLLLVGVTGSKGKSTTASLLHHLLKRAQGGSALLSTVGLRLGEEARPPVGHFTTPEAPEVYAFLREAADRGLKSAVLEVSSHALALKRVEGLTFRVGVFVNFYPDDHLDFHGTAEAYFRAKALLVERSDLAVLARSLPHFPRLAQRPHLSFGEGGEVYAEGLRETPEGLAFRLHTPWGSGEAFLPLLGAYNLENALAASAAALALGVGLEAVLEGLATFPGVPGRMEVVLKAPFRVVIDFAHTGKSLEAALKTLRPTTPGRLLLVVGAAGERDPQRRVDIGRVAARLADKTFFTEEDHRGEDLFAILEAMAQAARAEGGVYELVPDREEAILKAILEARPGDTVLLAGKGHEATLERGQVALPWNEREAALKALRARGLP; encoded by the coding sequence ATGCCCACCTTGAAGGAGCTCTTCGCCCTCTTCGGGAAGGAAGCCCCGGAGGTGCCCGTCAGGGGCCTCACCCTGGACTCGAGGCGGGTGGAGCCCGGCTTCGTCTTCGTGGCCGTACCCGGGGTTCCCCTCCCCCACCGGAAGCCCCTGGACGGGCACGACTTCGTCCCCGAGGCCCTGGCCCGGGGGGCGGTGGCCGTGGTGGGGGAAAGGCCCCTCGCCCTCCCCGTCCCCTACCTCCAGGTGGCCGACGGCCGCCAGGCCCTCGCCCTCCTGGCCCGGCGCTTCCACGGGGAGCCGGACCGGAAGCTCCTCCTCGTGGGGGTCACGGGGTCCAAGGGCAAGAGCACCACGGCAAGCCTCCTCCACCACCTCCTAAAGCGGGCCCAGGGCGGAAGCGCCCTCCTCTCCACCGTGGGCCTCCGCCTGGGCGAGGAGGCCCGCCCCCCCGTGGGCCACTTCACCACCCCGGAAGCCCCCGAGGTCTACGCCTTCCTCCGGGAGGCGGCGGACCGCGGCCTGAAAAGCGCCGTGCTGGAGGTCTCCAGCCACGCCCTGGCCCTGAAGCGGGTGGAGGGCCTCACCTTCCGGGTGGGGGTCTTCGTGAACTTCTACCCCGACGACCACCTGGACTTCCACGGCACCGCCGAGGCCTACTTCCGGGCCAAGGCCCTCCTGGTGGAGCGGTCGGACCTCGCCGTCCTCGCCCGTAGCCTCCCCCACTTCCCCCGGCTCGCCCAGAGGCCCCACCTGAGCTTCGGGGAGGGAGGGGAGGTCTATGCGGAGGGGCTTCGGGAAACCCCGGAGGGCCTGGCCTTCCGCCTCCACACCCCCTGGGGGTCAGGGGAGGCCTTCTTGCCCCTCCTCGGGGCCTACAACCTGGAAAACGCCCTCGCCGCAAGCGCCGCCGCCCTGGCCCTGGGGGTGGGCCTCGAGGCGGTGCTGGAGGGCCTCGCCACCTTCCCCGGGGTGCCGGGCCGGATGGAGGTGGTCCTCAAGGCCCCCTTCCGCGTGGTCATTGACTTCGCCCACACCGGGAAGAGCCTGGAGGCCGCCCTGAAGACCCTCCGCCCCACCACCCCGGGGAGGCTCCTTTTGGTGGTGGGGGCGGCCGGGGAGCGGGACCCCCAGCGGCGCGTGGACATCGGCCGGGTGGCGGCCCGCCTCGCGGACAAGACCTTCTTCACCGAGGAGGACCACCGGGGCGAGGACCTCTTCGCCATCCTGGAGGCCATGGCCCAGGCGGCCCGGGCCGAGGGCGGGGTCTACGAGCTCGTCCCCGACCGGGAGGAGGCCATCCTCAAGGCCATCCTCGAGGCCCGCCCCGGGGACACGGTCCTGCTCGCCGGCAAGGGGCACGAGGCCACCTTGGAGCGGGGCCAGGTGGCCCTGCCCTGGAACGAGCGGGAGGCCGCCCTCAAAGCCCTCCGGGCGCGGGGGCTTCCCTGA
- a CDS encoding NADH-quinone oxidoreductase subunit N, translating to MTLAILAVFSVALTLLGFVLPPQGVKRATLLGLALALASLLLTWGKPFAFGPYAVDGVSQVFTLLALLGALWTVGLVRSGRFEFYLLVLYAALGMHLLASTRHLLLMLVALEALSLPLYALATWRRGQGLEAALKYFLLGALAAAFFLYGAALFYGATGSLVLGAPGEGPLYALALGLLLVGLGFKAALAPFHFWTPDVYQGSPTPVVLFMATSVKAAAFAALLRVAAPPEALALLVALSVVVGNLAALAQKEAKRLLAYSSIAHAGYMALALYTGNAQALGFYLLTYVLATGLAFAVLSQISPDRVPLEALRGLYRKDPLLGLAFLVAMLSLLGLPPLAGFWGKYLAFAEAARAGAWGVLVLALVTSAVSAYYYLGLGLAVFARPEETPFRPGPPWARAAVVAAGVLLLALGLLPGLVLPALAAGG from the coding sequence ATGACCCTGGCGATCCTCGCGGTCTTCTCCGTGGCCTTGACCCTTCTCGGTTTCGTCCTCCCGCCCCAGGGCGTGAAGCGGGCCACGCTCCTGGGCCTGGCCCTGGCCCTCGCAAGCCTCCTCCTCACCTGGGGGAAGCCCTTCGCCTTCGGGCCCTACGCGGTGGACGGCGTCTCCCAGGTCTTCACCCTCCTCGCCCTCCTGGGGGCCTTGTGGACCGTGGGCCTCGTGCGCTCGGGGCGGTTTGAGTTCTACCTCCTCGTCCTCTACGCCGCCTTGGGCATGCACCTCCTCGCCTCCACCCGGCACCTCCTCCTGATGCTCGTGGCCCTCGAGGCCCTCTCCCTCCCCCTCTACGCCCTCGCCACCTGGCGCCGGGGGCAGGGCCTCGAGGCCGCCCTCAAGTACTTCCTCCTGGGGGCCTTGGCCGCCGCCTTCTTCCTCTACGGGGCGGCCCTCTTCTACGGGGCCACGGGGAGCCTCGTCCTGGGCGCCCCCGGGGAAGGCCCCCTCTACGCCCTGGCCCTGGGCCTGCTCCTCGTGGGCCTGGGCTTTAAGGCGGCCCTCGCCCCCTTCCACTTCTGGACCCCCGACGTCTACCAGGGAAGCCCCACCCCCGTGGTCCTCTTCATGGCCACCTCGGTGAAGGCCGCGGCCTTCGCCGCCCTCCTCCGGGTGGCCGCACCCCCCGAGGCCCTCGCCCTCCTCGTGGCCCTCTCCGTGGTGGTGGGGAACCTGGCGGCCCTGGCGCAGAAGGAGGCCAAGCGGCTTCTCGCCTACTCCTCCATCGCCCACGCCGGGTACATGGCCCTCGCCCTCTACACCGGAAACGCCCAGGCCCTGGGCTTCTACCTCCTCACCTACGTCCTGGCCACGGGCCTCGCCTTCGCCGTCCTAAGCCAGATCTCCCCGGACCGGGTGCCCCTGGAAGCCCTCCGGGGCCTCTACCGGAAAGACCCCCTCCTGGGCCTCGCCTTCCTGGTGGCCATGCTTTCCCTGCTGGGCCTGCCGCCCCTCGCGGGCTTTTGGGGCAAGTACCTGGCCTTCGCCGAGGCGGCCCGGGCCGGGGCCTGGGGGGTCTTGGTCCTGGCCCTCGTCACCAGCGCCGTGAGCGCCTACTACTACCTCGGGCTCGGGCTTGCCGTCTTCGCGCGGCCCGAGGAGACCCCCTTCCGCCCAGGCCCTCCCTGGGCCCGGGCCGCGGTCGTGGCCGCCGGGGTCCTCCTCCTCGCCTTGGGGCTCCTCCCCGGCCTCGTCCTCCCCGCCTTGGCCGCGGGGGGTTAA
- a CDS encoding arginine--tRNA ligase, with amino-acid sequence MLRRALEEAIAQALKEMGVPVRLKVARAPKDKPGDYGVPLFALAKELRKPPQAIAQELKDRLPLPEFVEEAVPVGGYLNFRLRTEALLREALRPKAPFPRRPGVVLVEHTSVNPNKELHVGHLRNIALGDAIARILAYAGREVLVLNYIDDTGRQAAETLFALRHYGLTWDGKEKYDHFAGRAYVRLHQDPEYERLQPAIEEVLHALERGELREEVNRILLAQMATMHALNARYDLLVWESDIVRAGLLQKALALLEQSPHVFRPREGKYAGALVMDASPVIPGLEDPFFVLLRSNGTATYYAKDIAFQFWKMGILEGLRFRPYENPYYPGLRTSAPEGEAYTPKAEETINVVDVRQSHPQALVRAALALAGYPALAEKAHHLAYETVLLEGRQMSGRKGLAVSVDEVLEEATRRARAIVEEKNPDHPDKEEAARMVALGAIRFSMVKTEPKKQIDFRYQEALSFEGDTGPYVQYAHARAHSILRKAGEWGAPDLSQATPYERALALDLLDFEEAVLEAAEERTPHVLAQYLLDLAASWNAYYNARENGQPATPVLTAPEGLRELRLSLVQSLQRTLATGLDLLGIPAPEVM; translated from the coding sequence ATGCTACGGCGCGCGCTGGAAGAGGCCATCGCCCAGGCCCTAAAGGAGATGGGGGTTCCGGTCCGCCTCAAGGTGGCCCGGGCCCCCAAGGACAAACCGGGGGACTACGGCGTCCCCCTTTTCGCCTTGGCCAAGGAGCTGCGGAAGCCCCCCCAGGCCATCGCCCAGGAGCTCAAGGACCGGCTTCCCCTGCCCGAGTTCGTGGAGGAGGCCGTCCCCGTGGGGGGGTACCTGAACTTCCGCCTCCGCACCGAGGCCCTCCTCCGGGAGGCCCTCCGCCCCAAGGCCCCCTTCCCCAGGCGGCCCGGGGTGGTCCTGGTGGAGCACACCTCGGTGAACCCCAACAAGGAGCTCCACGTGGGCCACCTGCGCAACATCGCCCTGGGGGACGCCATCGCCCGCATCCTGGCCTACGCGGGCCGGGAGGTTTTGGTCCTCAACTACATTGACGACACGGGCCGCCAGGCGGCGGAGACCCTCTTCGCCCTCCGCCACTACGGCCTCACCTGGGACGGGAAGGAGAAGTACGACCACTTCGCCGGCCGGGCCTACGTCCGCCTGCACCAGGACCCCGAGTACGAGAGGCTCCAGCCCGCCATTGAGGAAGTCCTCCACGCCCTGGAGCGGGGGGAGCTCAGGGAGGAGGTGAACCGGATCCTCCTCGCCCAGATGGCCACGATGCACGCCCTGAACGCCCGCTACGACCTCCTCGTCTGGGAGTCCGACATCGTCCGGGCGGGGCTCCTCCAGAAGGCCCTCGCCCTCCTGGAGCAAAGCCCCCACGTCTTCCGCCCCCGGGAGGGGAAGTACGCCGGGGCCCTGGTCATGGACGCGAGCCCCGTGATCCCGGGCCTCGAGGACCCCTTCTTCGTCCTCCTGCGCTCCAACGGCACGGCCACCTACTACGCCAAGGACATCGCCTTCCAGTTCTGGAAGATGGGCATCCTGGAGGGCCTCCGCTTCCGCCCCTACGAGAACCCCTACTACCCCGGCCTCCGGACGAGCGCCCCCGAGGGGGAGGCCTACACCCCCAAGGCGGAGGAGACCATCAACGTCGTTGACGTGCGCCAAAGCCACCCCCAGGCCCTGGTGCGGGCCGCCCTGGCCCTCGCGGGCTACCCCGCGCTTGCGGAGAAGGCCCACCACCTGGCCTACGAGACCGTCCTCCTGGAGGGGCGGCAGATGTCGGGGCGGAAGGGGCTTGCCGTGAGCGTGGACGAGGTGCTGGAGGAGGCCACCCGGAGGGCCCGGGCCATCGTGGAGGAGAAGAACCCCGACCACCCCGACAAGGAGGAGGCGGCGCGGATGGTGGCCCTGGGGGCGATCCGCTTCAGCATGGTCAAGACCGAGCCCAAGAAGCAGATTGACTTCCGCTACCAGGAGGCCCTCTCCTTTGAAGGGGACACCGGCCCCTACGTCCAGTACGCCCACGCCCGGGCCCACAGCATCCTGCGCAAGGCGGGGGAGTGGGGAGCGCCGGACCTCTCCCAGGCCACCCCTTACGAGCGGGCCCTGGCCCTGGACCTCCTGGACTTTGAGGAGGCGGTGCTGGAGGCGGCCGAGGAGAGGACCCCCCACGTCCTCGCCCAGTACCTCCTGGACCTCGCGGCGAGCTGGAACGCCTACTACAACGCCCGGGAAAACGGCCAGCCCGCCACCCCCGTCCTCACCGCCCCTGAGGGGCTGAGGGAGCTCCGCCTAAGCCTCGTCCAGAGCCTGCAAAGGACCCTGGCCACGGGCCTGGACCTCCTCGGCATCCCCGCGCCTGAGGTAATGTAA
- a CDS encoding CAP domain-containing protein → MRLLLLLALLPACAGQGADPVLEALNRIRAEGRTCGGVYHPAAPPLAWDARLTAAARAHTEDMAAHGFLGHVGTDGSTVRERVEREGYLWSALGENVAYGPAQAEAALRAWAESPGHCANLMDPRFVHAGLWGREGYWTLVLGRPRP, encoded by the coding sequence GTGCGCCTCCTCCTTCTCCTCGCCCTCCTCCCCGCCTGCGCCGGACAGGGGGCCGACCCCGTCCTCGAGGCCCTGAACCGGATCCGGGCCGAGGGGCGCACCTGCGGGGGCGTCTACCACCCCGCGGCCCCTCCCCTGGCCTGGGACGCCAGGCTCACGGCCGCGGCCAGGGCCCACACGGAGGACATGGCCGCCCACGGCTTCCTGGGGCACGTGGGCACGGACGGCTCCACCGTCCGGGAGCGGGTGGAGCGGGAAGGGTACCTCTGGTCCGCCCTGGGCGAGAACGTGGCCTACGGCCCCGCCCAGGCGGAGGCGGCCCTCCGCGCCTGGGCGGAAAGCCCCGGCCACTGCGCCAACCTCATGGACCCCCGCTTCGTCCACGCGGGGCTCTGGGGGCGGGAAGGGTACTGGACCCTCGTCCTGGGGCGCCCAAGGCCGTAA
- a CDS encoding type 1 glutamine amidotransferase family protein, whose protein sequence is MEKALAVLLLPEFSELEAALALEAARRLGLPAYTVAKGRKGTLALAGSVWTPTYAFPAAPQPRALVIPGARRPRERARDPAYLAFLEEVWEGLEAVFVGFNAHLFLEEAGRLPEAVAAPSGLGLEARGHRVVASPWHREGRVYTTRGGLYLLEALGAWMGRPILLVD, encoded by the coding sequence ATGGAGAAGGCCCTCGCGGTCCTTTTGCTCCCGGAGTTCAGCGAGCTGGAGGCGGCCTTGGCCTTGGAGGCGGCGAGGCGCCTCGGGCTTCCCGCCTACACCGTGGCCAAGGGGCGGAAGGGCACCTTGGCCCTCGCGGGCTCCGTCTGGACCCCCACCTACGCCTTCCCCGCGGCCCCACAGCCTAGGGCCCTGGTGATCCCGGGGGCGAGGCGGCCTAGGGAGAGGGCCCGGGACCCCGCCTACCTGGCCTTCCTGGAGGAGGTCTGGGAGGGCTTGGAGGCCGTCTTCGTGGGCTTCAACGCCCACCTCTTTCTGGAGGAGGCGGGCAGGCTTCCCGAGGCGGTGGCGGCCCCTTCCGGGCTTGGCCTCGAGGCCCGGGGCCACCGGGTGGTGGCCTCCCCCTGGCACCGGGAAGGGCGGGTCTACACGACCCGGGGGGGGCTTTACCTCCTCGAGGCCCTGGGGGCCTGGATGGGGCGGCCAATTCTCCTTGTAGACTAG